The following proteins are co-located in the Agromyces laixinhei genome:
- the infB gene encoding translation initiation factor IF-2 yields MAAKPRVHEIASELGVDSKIALEKLKEMGEYVKGPSSSIEPPVARRLKAALEAAGAAAAAAPAASAPAAPAASAGAKPGAKPGPKPAPKRPEAPAADEAAEAPVVEAPLTVAERQAQAEERAAQAAAEKATDAPAAASSDDAAGSGADVAKPSGAPKPGAARPGAPRPGGGTPRPGNNPFSSSQGMGSRPAQPRPGNNPFSSAQGMGQRPNPGNIPRPQAPRPGSPRPGAPRPAGAGGRPGGGFQRPGGGGAGARPGGGGGFQRPGGAPGGGFGGPRPGGGGRGRGPGGGTAGAFGRGGGKSKSRKSKRTKRAEFEMREAPSLGGVSVPRGDGTTVIRLRRGSSISDFADKIDANPGSLVTVLFHLGEMATATESLDEATFQVLGEELGYKIQIVSPEDEDRELLEGFDIDLDQELEDETDEELMARPPVVTVMGHVDHGKTRLLDAIRNANVVAGEAGGITQHIGAYQVHTQHEDKDRAITFIDTPGHEAFTAMRARGAQVTDIAILVVAADDGIMPQTVEALNHAQSANVPIVVAVNKIDKPEANPAKVRQQLTEFGLVAEEYGGDVMFVDVSARENIGIQELLDAVILTADAGLDLRANPNKDARGVAIEAKLDKGRGAVATVLIQSGTLRVGDAIVAGMAYGRVRAMVDENGDAVAEATPSRPVQVQGLSSVPRAGDTFLVTQEDRTARQIAEKREAAERNAQLAKARKRISLEDFTRALEEGKVESLNLIIKGDVSGAVEALEESLMKIEVDESVQLRILHRGVGAITESDVNLATIDNAIIVGFNVRPDTKARERAAREGVDIRFYPVIYNAIDEIEDSLKGMLKPEFEEVQSGVAEIREVFRSSKFGNIAGVIVRSGTITRNAKARVIREGVVVGDNLAIESLRRFKDDVTEVRTDFEAGIGLGKFNDIQVGDEIETIEMREKPRG; encoded by the coding sequence GTGGCTGCCAAACCACGCGTACACGAGATCGCATCCGAACTCGGTGTCGACAGCAAGATCGCCCTTGAGAAGCTCAAGGAGATGGGCGAGTACGTCAAAGGACCCTCGTCGTCCATCGAACCCCCCGTCGCACGTCGGCTGAAGGCGGCGCTCGAGGCCGCAGGTGCGGCCGCAGCTGCAGCGCCCGCCGCTTCGGCCCCGGCCGCGCCCGCAGCCTCCGCCGGTGCGAAGCCCGGTGCGAAGCCGGGCCCCAAGCCGGCTCCGAAGCGCCCTGAGGCGCCTGCCGCGGACGAGGCCGCCGAGGCTCCCGTCGTCGAGGCTCCGCTCACGGTCGCCGAACGCCAGGCGCAGGCCGAAGAGCGTGCAGCGCAGGCCGCAGCCGAGAAGGCGACGGATGCCCCGGCGGCAGCGTCGTCCGATGACGCAGCCGGCTCCGGTGCCGACGTCGCAAAGCCCTCTGGGGCCCCGAAGCCCGGTGCCGCGCGTCCCGGCGCGCCGCGCCCGGGCGGCGGCACGCCCCGCCCCGGCAACAACCCGTTCTCGAGCTCGCAGGGCATGGGCTCGCGCCCGGCCCAGCCTCGCCCGGGCAACAACCCGTTCTCGAGTGCTCAGGGCATGGGCCAGCGTCCGAACCCCGGCAACATCCCGCGACCCCAGGCCCCGCGTCCTGGTTCACCGCGACCGGGCGCACCGCGTCCGGCCGGTGCCGGTGGGCGTCCAGGCGGCGGCTTCCAGCGCCCCGGCGGTGGCGGCGCAGGTGCTCGTCCCGGCGGCGGCGGTGGCTTCCAGCGCCCAGGCGGTGCGCCCGGCGGCGGCTTCGGCGGCCCGCGTCCCGGTGGCGGCGGTCGTGGCCGCGGCCCTGGCGGCGGCACGGCAGGCGCCTTCGGCCGCGGTGGCGGCAAGAGCAAGTCACGCAAGTCGAAGCGCACGAAGCGGGCCGAATTCGAGATGCGGGAGGCTCCGTCGCTCGGCGGCGTGAGCGTTCCCCGCGGCGACGGCACCACCGTCATCCGTCTGCGTCGTGGCTCCTCGATCTCCGACTTCGCCGACAAGATCGATGCGAACCCCGGTTCGCTCGTGACCGTGCTGTTCCACCTCGGTGAGATGGCCACGGCGACCGAGTCGCTCGACGAGGCCACGTTCCAGGTGCTCGGCGAAGAACTCGGCTACAAGATCCAGATCGTCTCGCCCGAAGATGAAGACCGCGAGCTGCTCGAGGGCTTCGACATCGACCTCGACCAAGAGCTCGAGGACGAGACCGACGAAGAACTCATGGCGCGTCCTCCGGTCGTCACGGTCATGGGCCACGTCGATCACGGTAAGACCCGGCTCCTCGACGCGATCCGCAACGCGAACGTCGTCGCGGGCGAAGCGGGCGGCATCACCCAGCACATCGGTGCGTACCAGGTGCACACCCAGCACGAAGACAAAGACCGCGCGATCACCTTCATCGACACCCCGGGCCACGAGGCGTTCACCGCCATGCGCGCCCGTGGTGCCCAGGTGACCGACATCGCCATCCTCGTGGTCGCGGCCGACGACGGCATCATGCCGCAGACGGTCGAGGCACTGAACCACGCACAGTCGGCGAACGTGCCGATCGTGGTCGCGGTGAACAAGATCGACAAGCCCGAGGCGAACCCCGCCAAGGTTCGTCAGCAGCTCACGGAGTTCGGTCTCGTGGCCGAGGAGTACGGCGGCGACGTCATGTTCGTCGACGTGTCGGCTCGCGAGAACATCGGCATCCAGGAACTGCTCGACGCGGTGATCCTCACCGCCGACGCCGGTCTCGACCTACGTGCGAACCCGAACAAGGACGCCCGCGGTGTCGCCATCGAGGCGAAGCTCGACAAGGGGCGCGGCGCGGTCGCGACCGTGCTCATCCAGTCGGGAACGCTGCGGGTCGGCGACGCCATCGTGGCGGGCATGGCCTACGGCCGCGTGCGTGCGATGGTCGACGAGAACGGAGACGCCGTCGCCGAGGCGACACCGTCGCGTCCGGTGCAGGTGCAGGGCCTCTCGAGCGTTCCGCGTGCCGGTGACACCTTCCTCGTCACGCAGGAGGACCGCACCGCGCGTCAGATCGCCGAGAAGCGCGAGGCCGCAGAGCGCAACGCCCAGCTGGCCAAGGCACGCAAGCGCATCTCGCTCGAGGACTTCACCCGTGCACTCGAAGAGGGCAAGGTCGAGTCGCTCAACCTCATCATCAAGGGTGACGTGTCGGGTGCCGTCGAGGCGCTCGAAGAGTCGCTCATGAAGATCGAGGTCGACGAGTCGGTGCAGCTGCGCATCCTCCACCGCGGTGTGGGTGCCATCACCGAGAGCGACGTCAACCTCGCGACGATCGACAACGCGATCATCGTCGGCTTCAACGTGCGCCCCGACACGAAGGCGCGCGAGCGCGCGGCTCGTGAGGGTGTCGACATCCGCTTCTACCCGGTGATCTACAACGCGATCGACGAGATCGAGGATTCGCTGAAGGGCATGCTGAAGCCCGAGTTCGAAGAGGTGCAGTCGGGCGTCGCCGAGATCCGCGAGGTGTTCCGCTCCTCGAAGTTCGGCAACATCGCCGGTGTCATCGTGCGGTCGGGAACGATCACGCGCAACGCCAAGGCTCGCGTCATCCGTGAGGGCGTCGTCGTCGGCGACAACCTCGCGATCGAGTCGCTGCGCCGCTTCAAGGACGACGTCACCGAGGTCCGCACGGACTTCGAGGCGGGCATCGGCCTCGGCAAGTTCAACGACATCCAGGTGGGCGACGAGATCGAGACGATCGAGATGCGGGAGAAGCCCAGGGGCTAG
- a CDS encoding YlxR family protein, protein MEPVRTCIGCRSRAPRASLLRLVAQNSHVIADDEAVLPGRGAWLHPSLECYQLAVRRRAFGRALRIRGEVDTGNVENKLNGEVMTNE, encoded by the coding sequence ATGGAACCCGTCAGAACGTGCATCGGATGCCGTTCGCGTGCCCCACGAGCCTCACTTCTGAGGCTCGTCGCCCAGAACTCCCACGTCATCGCAGATGATGAGGCTGTGCTTCCGGGCAGGGGGGCGTGGCTGCATCCGTCACTCGAGTGCTACCAGCTCGCCGTGCGGCGACGCGCCTTCGGGCGTGCGCTCCGCATTCGCGGCGAGGTGGACACCGGCAATGTAGAGAACAAGCTGAACGGCGAAGTGATGACCAATGAGTGA
- the nusA gene encoding transcription termination factor NusA has translation MDIDLSVLRMMEREKEIPFDELVEIIEQAILMAYLKHTHPDQHGHANPEGARAHLDRKTGHVSVFVPELDEEGNVVGEAEGSPSDFGRIAAFAAKQVINQRLRDLADDAVLGEFRGREGDIVAGIIQQGPNPRMVHIDLGTVEAILPPEEQVAGEEYAHGQRIRVYVTSVAKGLKGPSITVSRTHPALVRKLFALEVPEIASGVVEIVSLAREAGHRTKIAVRATQPGVNAKGAAIGELGQRVRAVTAELGAEKIDIVDWNDDLATFVASALSPAKVTSAFVIDEGTRAVRALVPDYQLSLAIGKEGQNARLAAKLTGAKIDIQPDSALESD, from the coding sequence ATGGATATCGACCTCAGCGTGCTGCGGATGATGGAGCGCGAGAAGGAGATCCCGTTCGATGAGCTGGTGGAGATCATCGAGCAGGCCATTCTCATGGCCTACCTGAAGCACACGCACCCCGACCAGCACGGCCACGCGAACCCCGAAGGGGCCCGTGCGCACCTCGATCGCAAGACCGGCCACGTCTCGGTGTTCGTTCCCGAACTCGATGAAGAGGGCAACGTCGTCGGCGAGGCCGAAGGCAGCCCGAGCGACTTCGGCCGCATCGCCGCCTTCGCCGCGAAGCAGGTCATCAACCAGCGACTGCGCGATCTCGCCGACGACGCCGTGCTCGGCGAGTTCCGCGGGCGCGAGGGCGACATCGTCGCCGGCATCATCCAGCAGGGCCCGAACCCGCGCATGGTGCACATCGACCTCGGCACCGTCGAGGCGATCCTGCCGCCCGAAGAGCAGGTGGCCGGCGAGGAGTATGCGCACGGCCAGCGCATCCGCGTCTACGTGACGAGCGTGGCCAAGGGGCTCAAGGGGCCGTCGATCACGGTGTCGCGCACCCACCCGGCGCTCGTGCGCAAGCTCTTCGCGCTCGAGGTTCCCGAGATCGCCTCCGGCGTCGTCGAGATCGTCTCGCTCGCCAGGGAGGCGGGCCACCGCACGAAGATCGCGGTGCGGGCGACCCAGCCCGGCGTCAACGCCAAGGGCGCCGCGATCGGTGAGCTCGGTCAGCGCGTCCGCGCCGTGACGGCGGAGCTCGGCGCCGAGAAGATCGACATCGTCGATTGGAACGACGACCTCGCGACCTTCGTGGCGAGTGCGCTGAGCCCCGCGAAGGTCACGAGCGCGTTCGTGATCGATGAGGGCACGCGAGCCGTGCGCGCGCTCGTGCCCGACTACCAGCTCTCGCTGGCCATCGGCAAGGAGGGCCAGAACGCCCGTCTCGCCGCGAAGCTGACGGGAGCGAAGATCGACATCCAGCCCGACTCGGCCCTCGAGTCCGACTGA